The Lepidochelys kempii isolate rLepKem1 chromosome 5, rLepKem1.hap2, whole genome shotgun sequence genome window below encodes:
- the LOC140912150 gene encoding myb/SANT-like DNA-binding domain-containing protein 7, whose protein sequence is MQSSSAQVTMMESQNRKRAPAWTEREVRDLIAVWGEESMLSELRSSFRNAKTFVKISQGMKDRGHNRDPKQCRVKLKELRQAYQKTREANGRSGSEPQTCRFYDELHAILGGSATTTPAVLFDSFNGDGGNTEAGFGDEEDDDEEEVVDSSQQASGETGFPDSQELFLTLDLEPVPPEPTQGCLLDPAGGEGTSAACVSMITGSSPSQRLVKLRKEKKTHSR, encoded by the exons atgcagagctcatcagcacaggtgaccatgatggagtcccagaatcgcaaaagagctccagcatggaccgaacgggaggtacgggatctgatcgctgtttggggagaggaatccatgctatcagaactccgttccagttttcgaaatgccaaaacctttgtgaaaatctcccagggcatgaaggacagaggccataacagggacccgaagcagtgccgcgtgaaactgaaggagctgaggcaagcctaccagaaaaccagagaggcgaacggccgctctgggtcagagccccaaacatgccgcttctatgatgagctgcatgccattttagggggttcagccaccactaccccagccgtgttgtttgactccttcaatggagatggaggcaatacggaagcaggttttggggacgaagaagatgatgatgaggaggaggttgtagatagctcacagcaagcaagcggagaaaccggttttcccgacagccaggaactgtttctcaccctagacctggagccagtaccccccgaacccacccaaggctgcctcctggacccagcaggcggagaagggacctctg ctgcatgtgtttcaatgatcacaggatcttctccttcccagaggctagtgaagcttagaaaggaaaaaaaaacgcactcgcgatga